The following coding sequences are from one Musa acuminata AAA Group cultivar baxijiao chromosome BXJ2-4, Cavendish_Baxijiao_AAA, whole genome shotgun sequence window:
- the LOC135611387 gene encoding uncharacterized protein LOC135611387 isoform X1, which yields MSPTEEELEVALTLDSLPELVLASVHRAALHVLPESLRWGSRKPRSLPGHPLMPSPPPPLRYGEKNVDGGVTATATSSPSTPLSFQGSGGSEDIDVRPKPWVEHRKQYIQWVEEQHEPMASFADKKSNLERVREEYEAQLHSPSANPSVLPAATQLRHEKMLWVGGGDMVPVDPTAVDHRWAQSGSQRPAAGRVGLPDLNVTPDDEEGGWDLVWGWGERQHSACKAATSALARRRRLEIQRAKRYGLVYDQ from the exons ATGTCTCCGACAGAGGAGGAGCTGGAGGTGGCGCTCACGCTCGACAGCCTCCCCGAGCTCGTCCTCGCGTCCGTCCACCGGGCGGCGCTCCACGTCCTTCCCGAGTCCCTCCGCTGGGGCTCCCGGAAGCCCCGGTCACTCCCCGGTCATCCTCTAatgccttctcctcctccgccgctccGTTACGGGGAGAAGAACGTCGACGGGGGAGTCACCGCCACCGCCACATCGAGCCCCTCTACGCCTCTCTCCTTCCAAGGCAGCGGCGGCAGCGAAGACATCGACGTCCGGCCCAAGCCGTGGGTGGAGCACCGCAAACAGTACATCCAG TGGGTGGAAGAACAGCATGAGCCGATGGCTTCGTTTGCCGACAAGAAATCCAATCTCGAACGA GTGAGAGAGGAGTACGAAGCCCAGTTGCATAGTCCATCAGCCAACCCCTCCGTGCTTCCAGCGGCTACACAACTGCGCCAT GAAAAGATGCTATGGGTCGGTGGCGGCGATATGGTCCCCGTGGATCCCACAGCCGTCGACCACCGGTGGGCCCAGAGCGGCAGCCAACGGCCGGCCGCGGGTCGGGTCGGCCTCCCGGATCTGAACGTGACGCCCGACGACGAGGAGGGCGGGTGGGATTTGGTGTGGGGGTGGGGGGAACGGCAACACAGCGCGTGCAAAGCGGCCACGTCGGCGCTGGCGAGACGGAGGAGACTTGAGATACAAAGGGCGAAGAGATACGGTCTGGTTTATGACCAATAA
- the LOC135611387 gene encoding uncharacterized protein LOC135611387 isoform X2 — protein sequence MSPTEEELEVALTLDSLPELVLASVHRAALHVLPESLRWGSRKPRSLPGHPLMPSPPPPLRYGEKNVDGGVTATATSSPSTPLSFQGSGGSEDIDVRPKPWVEHRKQYIQWVEEQHEPMASFADKKSNLERVREEYEAQLHSPSANPSVLPAATQLRHEKMLWVGGGDMVPVDPTAVDHRWAQSGSQRPAAGRVGLPDLNVTPDDEEGGWDLVWGWGERQHSACKAATSALARRRRLEIQRAKRYGENP from the exons ATGTCTCCGACAGAGGAGGAGCTGGAGGTGGCGCTCACGCTCGACAGCCTCCCCGAGCTCGTCCTCGCGTCCGTCCACCGGGCGGCGCTCCACGTCCTTCCCGAGTCCCTCCGCTGGGGCTCCCGGAAGCCCCGGTCACTCCCCGGTCATCCTCTAatgccttctcctcctccgccgctccGTTACGGGGAGAAGAACGTCGACGGGGGAGTCACCGCCACCGCCACATCGAGCCCCTCTACGCCTCTCTCCTTCCAAGGCAGCGGCGGCAGCGAAGACATCGACGTCCGGCCCAAGCCGTGGGTGGAGCACCGCAAACAGTACATCCAG TGGGTGGAAGAACAGCATGAGCCGATGGCTTCGTTTGCCGACAAGAAATCCAATCTCGAACGA GTGAGAGAGGAGTACGAAGCCCAGTTGCATAGTCCATCAGCCAACCCCTCCGTGCTTCCAGCGGCTACACAACTGCGCCAT GAAAAGATGCTATGGGTCGGTGGCGGCGATATGGTCCCCGTGGATCCCACAGCCGTCGACCACCGGTGGGCCCAGAGCGGCAGCCAACGGCCGGCCGCGGGTCGGGTCGGCCTCCCGGATCTGAACGTGACGCCCGACGACGAGGAGGGCGGGTGGGATTTGGTGTGGGGGTGGGGGGAACGGCAACACAGCGCGTGCAAAGCGGCCACGTCGGCGCTGGCGAGACGGAGGAGACTTGAGATACAAAGGGCGAAGAGATACG GTGAGAATCCCTAA
- the LOC135608855 gene encoding uncharacterized protein LOC135608855: MERKTSARRGSIVVAAGEKRVVARETGVVFRAQVRPGVCYGVDNGRVFATLVYCIVQIIFPVSRRNSSAPAAPRVKLVSTSEVKTLFSVEDVKLPPWLDGMCLAEYLPAIEDNLKLQVVEAIASIGARRRFIEALSPLFGRPLEADPVLCRRATVLCASGAFTFLVHFSIPTQFPKQQPTLVMQSSQHFNSQGTPISSPLINDYPWSPRWDPPQMAERIFEFLVDECLNFKKFCIDAIPQ; the protein is encoded by the exons ATGGAGAGGAAGACATCCGCTCGCCGAGGAAGCATCGTAGTCGCTGCTGGGGAGAAGAGAGTCGTCGCGAGGGAGACAGGAGTTGTGTTTAGGGCACAGGTGCGCCCGGGCGTTTGTTATGGGGTGGATAATGGGCGGGTTTTTGCG ACTTTGGTCTACTGCATTGTGCAGATTATCTTTCCTGTTAGTAGAAGAAATTCTTCAGCTCCTGCTGCTCCACGGGTAAAACTGGTTTCTACTTCAGAAGTGAAGACCTTGTTCTCCGTAGAGGATGTCAAACTTCCACCATGGTTAGATGGAAT GTGCTTGGCTGAATACCTTCCTGCTATAGAAGACAATCTCAAATTGCAG GTTGTGGAGGCAATTGCATCAATTGGTGCTAGAAGACGTTTTATTGAGGCATTATCTCCTCTGTTTGGAAGGCCACTAGAAGCTGATCCG GTTTTGTGCAGGAGAGCTACTGTGCTTTGTGCCTCTGGGGCTTTTACATTTTTG gttCACTTTTCAATTCCCACACAGTTCCCAAAGCAGCAACCGACATTGGTAATGCAAAGTTCTCAG CATTTCAATTCTCAAGGCACACCAATATCCTCGCCGCTGATAAATGATTACCCTTGGAGTCCTAGATGGGATCCACCACAGATGGCTGAGCGAATCTT TGAATTCTTGGTCGATGAGTGTTTGAACTTTAAAAAGTTCTGCATTGATGCAATTCCTCAGTAA